A part of Silurus meridionalis isolate SWU-2019-XX chromosome 18, ASM1480568v1, whole genome shotgun sequence genomic DNA contains:
- the shank3b gene encoding SH3 and multiple ankyrin repeat domains protein 3 isoform X6: MPMSPPADGKHEAPDRPRQQHAPTNGNHGDDSIRGSPGSKGVSNDSMEDLHGNAVIIRIGIPDLQQTKCLRLDLEAPVWVCKQRVLVTLTQSLTDVLNYGLYLPAFNGRAGKFLDEERLLREYPLPTVTPVPYLEFRYKRRIYTQSHVDDKQLAKLHTKANLKKFMEYVQQRSVEKVCRFLEKGLDPNFHDVETGESPLTLAAQLDSSAELIKVLRSGGAHLDFRTRDGITAIHKAVQTHNHIALTTLLDLGASPDYKDSRGLTPLYHSAMVGGDPYCCELLLYDHAQLGYSDENGWQEIHQACRHGNVQHLEHLLFYGAEMSAQNASGNTALHLCALYNQDGCARVLLFRGANKDIKNYNNQTAFQVAIIAGNFDLAEIIKIHKTSDVDCLSVAVPFRESPSYSSRRRGVCVSPRRSLMRSASDNALDESLPAPSPAPSLHSLPPLEPDNINPSPHSPQGGHTRSLRRQARGHLSPGSPVQRDPSPPAVSRGPKRRLYSAVPGRTFIAVSSHTPQGEGEITLNRGERVKVLSIGEGGFWEGSVKGRTGWFPAHCVEEVQLRQYDPRLETREDRTKRLFRHYTVGSYDNYSSYSDYVIEEKTATLQKRDSEGFGFVLRGAKAETPIEEFTPTPAFPALQYLESVDLDGVAWRAGLRTGDFLIEVNGVSVVKVGHRQVVSLIRQGGSRLLMKVVSVTRKPDTGDVVRKKAPPPPKRDPSTSLTLRSKSMTAELEEMASRRRRGEKLDEMLSSPKETVVVMRQRPSDADSRAATVKQRPTSRRITQAEISSLLERQGMQISPGVSLGVDKSHMQLHGMTRTKSFGAPEDERISALIGEHRFPRSSSMTDSFRQDSIPPPPQTAPPPPPTPYFLESGPPPSFLPPPPPTRAANQTRSSFRPGAEPKLHGPVTTDRQRKARSMIILQDTAHLPVEPAPIPRPATPTSGAAPPERGRRRGQAVENPYANVGRLSAVYTPTKPQRRKSPLVKQGQVEEGTAAQAGTGRDPSPLGGARIPHSSRAEQFQQQVLSERARITPPGARRRTSVFLSVEGSTTEPQTTPLLSQSHSVDELAELPPPAPMLSPGLPPGGSTFIHPLTGRPLDPSSPLALALAARERALSGRTTPTPTPTPSPSPTQGRVVERPETEGGVTPPAALEASPSDSWREEPVSITTETASPVTNGSPVSGRSLEESIVTPTVQIVQSALIDTDHSQPVVPPSMPSPAPTLSNLAGRSMTMSSEEEAEPYTVTLPPALLSSSDEETREELRKIGIVPPPQPFANGLLIKETPKVTISISPGASPRPSIAKISSGKASDSTADSGVEDPHMETTSTVSTVSSMSTLSSESTDSAHASKPRCGVGRGRPAHLRDPLLKQSSDSELLPHPPSTGPVRPRYLFQRRSKLWGEEPRAQVGIGDDSRPAAMGAELLSKDSHSLGEEPPMGALDPGRRSPVGGARCKENGEESKS, translated from the exons TACACTCAGAGCCATGTGGACGACAAGCAATTAGCCAAACTTCACACTAAG GCCAATCTGAAGAAATTCATGGAGTATGTTCAGCAAAGAAGTGTGGAGAAAGTGTGCAGGTTCCTGGAGAAAGGGCTCGATCCCAACTTCCATGATGTAGAAACTGGAG AGTCACCCCTTACCCTTGCAGCACAGTTGGACTCGAGCGCTGAGCTGATTAAAGTTCTAAGGAGCGGAGGAGCTCATTTGGACTTCAGAACCAGAGATGGCATAACCGCAATTCACAAAGCTGTGCAGACCCACAACCACATAGCTCTAACT ACCCTGTTGGATCTGGGAGCGTCTCCGGATTATAAAGACAGCCGTGGGCTCACTCCTCTGTACCACAGTGCTATGGTGGGGGGTGACCCGTACTGCTGTGAACTGCTGCTGTATGATCACGCTCAGCTCGGCTACAGCGACGAGAATGGCTGGCAGGAGATCCACCAg GCTTGTCGTCACGGAAATGTGCAGCACCTCGAGCACTTGTTGTTCTATGGAGCTGAGATGAGCGCGCAGAATGCCTCAGGAAACACAGCGTTGCACCTCTGTGCTCTCTACAACCag GATGGCTGTGCCCGAGTGTTGCTATTTCGCGGAGCAAATAAAGACATCAAGAACTACAACAATCAGACAGCATTCCAG GTGGCCATCATCGCAGGGAACTTTGACCTGGCTGAGATCATCAAAATCCATAAAACCTCAGACGTAG actgtcTCTCTGTTGCAGTGCCTTTCAGGGAGAGCCCCTCATACTCGTCTCGGCGCCGTGGGGTGTGTGTGTCCCCGCGCCGCTCCCTGATGCGTTCGGCCAGCGATAACGCACTGGACGAGAGTCTGCCCGCACCCTCACCAGCCCCTTCACTACACAGCCTGCCTCCTCTAGAGCCTGATAACATCAATCCGAGCCCACACAGCCCACAGGGGGGACACACACGCAGCCTCAGGAGACAAGCACGTGGACATCTCAG cCCTGGCAGTCCTGTGCAGAGGGATCCCAGTCCCCCTGCTGTATCGCGAGGGCCAAAGCGGAGGCTCTACAGCGCGGTACCTGGCCGTACCTTCATCGCTGTCAGCTCACACACTCCGCAGGGTGAGGGTGAGATCACACTCAACCGCGGGGAGAGGGTCAAAG TGCTCAGTATAGGTGAAGGAGGATTTTGGGAAGGCTCGGTAAAAGGACGAACCGGTTGGTTTCCTGCTCACTGCGTAGAGGAGGTTCAGCTGAGACAGTACGACCCCCGACTAG AAACGAGAGAAGATCGCACCAAGAGGCTTTTTAGACATTACACAGTTGGCTCCTATGATAATTATTCCTCCTACAG TGATTATGTAATTGAAGAAAAAACTGCCACGCTAcaaaagagagacagtgagggaTTTGGCTTTGTTCTTCGAGGGGCTAAAG CTGAAACTCCAATTGAAGAATTTACTCCAACTCCTGCGTTTCCTGCGCTGCAATATCTGGAGTCAGTAGATCTGGATGGGGTTGCATGGAGGGCGGGGCTACGAACTGGTGATTTCTTAATTGAG GTGAACGGGGTCAGTGTAGTAAAAGTGGGCCATCGGCAAGTGGTCTCTCTGATTCGGCAAGGTGGGAGTCGTCTTCTTATGAAAGTGGTGTCAGTGACCCGAAAACCCGACACCGGAGACGTAGTTCGCAAAAAGG CTCCTCCACCACCCAAGAGAGACCCCAGCACGAGCCTAACCCTGCGCTCTAAAAGCATGACCGCAGAGCTGGAAGAGAtgg CATCAAGGAGAAGAAGGGGag AGAAGTTGGATGAGATGCTGAGTTCTCCAAAAGAGACAGTCGTGGTGATGAGGCAACGGCCTTCAGACGCAGACTCCAGAGCAGCCACTGTGAAACAGAGACCGACAAGCCGACGTATCACACAGGCCGAGATTAgt TCTTTGTTGGAAAGGCAAGGGATGCAAATATCTCCTGGTGTGTCACTTGGTGTGGATAAAAGTCACATGCAACTGCACGGGATGACCAGAACCAAATCATTTG GTGCACCAGAAGATGAAAGAATATCTGCTTTAATTGGGGAGCACCGCTTTCCAAGAAGCTCCTCAATGACTGACAGCTTTCGACAAGACAGTATTCCACCTCCACCACAAACtgcacctcctccacctcctacaCCATACTTCCTGGAATCAGGTCCTCCCCCATCTTTCTTGCCTCCTCCACCCCCAACACGTGCAGCCAATCAGACTCGTTCAAGCTTCCGGCCAGGTGCAGAGCCCAAGCTCCATGGTCCTGTCACAACAGACCGCCAGAGGAAGGCACGTTCTATGATTATTCTTCAGGACACCGCCCACCTTCCAGTAGAGCCCGCCCCCATTCCCAGGCCAGCAACACCTACCTCTGGGGCAGCTCCTCCTGAGCGTGGTCGTAGGCGTGGCCAGGCTGTGGAGAACCCATATGCCAATGTGGGTCGACTAAGTGCAGTCTATACCCCTACCAAGCCCCAGCGCAGAAAGAGTCCACTGGTCAAACAAGGTCAGGTTGAGGAGGGCACAGCCGCCCAGGCTGGAACTGGTAGGGATCCTTCTCCCCTAGGAGGAGCTCGAATCCCTCACAGCAGCCGAGCAGAGCAGTTCCAGCAGCAGGTGCTCTCTGAGAGGGCTAGGATTACACCTCCAGGAGCTCGTCGCAGGACCAGTGTGTTCCTTTCTGTTGAGGGGAGCACCACCGAGCCTCAAACCACCCCCTTACTATCCCAGTCACATTCAGTGGATGAGCTGGCTGAGCTGCCCCCTCCAGCACCTATGCTTTCTCCTGGTCTGCCACCAGGAGGTTCCACATTTATACATCCTCTCACGGGGCGTCCATTGGACCCCTCCTCTCCATTAGCACTTGCTTTGGCTGCAAGAGAGCGAGCACTTAGTGGACGTACTACACCAACTCCCACTCCCACTCCCTCACCATCACCCACTCAGGGCAGAGTTGTGGAGAGACCAGAGACAGAGGGAGGAGTCACGCCACCTGCTGCTCTTGAGGCTTCACCTTCTGATTCCTGGAGGGAAGAGCCTGTAAGCATCACGACAGAAACTGCTAGTCCAGTGACAAATGGCAGCCCTGTATCTGGGCGAAGTTTGGAGGAGTCCATCGTGACACCAACCGTGCAGATTGTCCAATCAGCATTGATTGACACAGATCACAGTCAACCAGTAGTTCCACCTTCTATGCCTTCACCTGCCCCGACGCTTTCAAACCTGGCAGGGCGGAGCATGACGATGAGTTCAGAGGAGGAAGCAGAGCCCTACACAGTCACCTTGCCTCCTGCACTTCTCTCATCTAGTGATGAAGAAACAAGGGAGGAGCTCCGCAAGATTGGCATAGTCCCACCCCCTCAACCTTTTGCCAATGGCCTTTTAATAAAGGAAACACCCAAAGTCACTATCAGCATTTCTCCAGGTGCATCTCCAAGGCCTTCTATAGCAAAGATCTCCTCTGGCAAAGCAAGTGATTCCACTGCAGACTCCGGTGTTGAGGACCCCCACATGGAGACTACAAGTACTGTTTCCACAGTCTCTAGCATGTCCACTTTGTCGTCAGAGAGCACAGACTCTGCCCACGCCAGCAAGCCACGTTGTGGGGTGGGCCGCGGCCGCCCCGCCCATCTCAGGGACCCACTGCTCAAACAGTCGTCAGACAGTGAGCTGCTTCCACACCCACCCAGCACAGGCCCGGTTCGCCCACGCTACCTGTTCCAAAGACGATCTAAACTCTGGGGGGAAGAGCCTAGGGCTCAAGTGGGCATAGGTGATGATAGTAGGCCTGCTGCAATGGGAGCAGAGTTACTAAGTAAAGATTCACATTCTCTAGGCGAGGAGCCACCAATGGGAGCCCTAGACCCTGGCAGAAGGTCACCAGTGGGTGGCGCCAG ATGTAAGGAGAATGGAGAAGAGAGTAAATCGTAG
- the shank3b gene encoding SH3 and multiple ankyrin repeat domains protein 3 isoform X7, translating into MPMSPPADGKHEAPDRPRQQHAPTNGNHGDDSIRGSPGSKGVSNDSMEDLHGNAVIIRIGIPDLQQTKCLRLDLEAPVWVCKQRVLVTLTQSLTDVLNYGLYLPAFNGRAGKFLDEERLLREYPLPTVTPVPYLEFRYKRRIYTQSHVDDKQLAKLHTKANLKKFMEYVQQRSVEKVCRFLEKGLDPNFHDVETGESPLTLAAQLDSSAELIKVLRSGGAHLDFRTRDGITAIHKAVQTHNHIALTTLLDLGASPDYKDSRGLTPLYHSAMVGGDPYCCELLLYDHAQLGYSDENGWQEIHQACRHGNVQHLEHLLFYGAEMSAQNASGNTALHLCALYNQDGCARVLLFRGANKDIKNYNNQTAFQVAIIAGNFDLAEIIKIHKTSDVDCLSVAVPFRESPSYSSRRRGVCVSPRRSLMRSASDNALDESLPAPSPAPSLHSLPPLEPDNINPSPHSPQGGHTRSLRRQARGHLSPGSPVQRDPSPPAVSRGPKRRLYSAVPGRTFIAVSSHTPQGEGEITLNRGERVKVLSIGEGGFWEGSVKGRTGWFPAHCVEEVQLRQYDPRLETREDRTKRLFRHYTVGSYDNYSSYSDYVIEEKTATLQKRDSEGFGFVLRGAKAETPIEEFTPTPAFPALQYLESVDLDGVAWRAGLRTGDFLIEVNGVSVVKVGHRQVVSLIRQGGSRLLMKVVSVTRKPDTGDVVRKKAPPPPKRDPSTSLTLRSKSMTAELEEMASRRRRGEKLDEMLSSPKETVVVMRQRPSDADSRAATVKQRPTSRRITQAEISSLLERQGMQISPGVSLGVDKSHMQLHGMTRTKSFGAPEDERISALIGEHRFPRSSSMTDSFRQDSIPPPPQTAPPPPPTPYFLESGPPPSFLPPPPPTRAANQTRSSFRPGAEPKLHGPVTTDRQRKARSMIILQDTAHLPVEPAPIPRPATPTSGAAPPERGRRRGQAVENPYANVGRLSAVYTPTKPQRRKSPLVKQGQVEEGTAAQAGTGRDPSPLGGARIPHSSRAEQFQQQVLSERARITPPGARRRTSVFLSVEGSTTEPQTTPLLSQSHSVDELAELPPPAPMLSPGLPPGGSTFIHPLTGRPLDPSSPLALALAARERALSGRTTPTPTPTPSPSPTQGRVVERPETEGGVTPPAALEASPSDSWREEPVSITTETASPVTNGSPVSGRSLEESIVTPTVQIVQSALIDTDHSQPVVPPSMPSPAPTLSNLAGRSMTMSSEEEAEPYTVTLPPALLSSSDEETREELRKIGIVPPPQPFANGLLIKETPKVTISISPGASPRPSIAKISSGKASDSTADSGVEDPHMETTSTVSTVSSMSTLSSESTDSAHASKPRCGVGRGRPAHLRDPLLKQSSDSELLPHPPSTGPVRPRYLFQRRSKLWGEEPRAQVGIGDDSRPAAMGAELLSKDSHSLGEEPPMGALDPGRRSPVGGAR; encoded by the exons TACACTCAGAGCCATGTGGACGACAAGCAATTAGCCAAACTTCACACTAAG GCCAATCTGAAGAAATTCATGGAGTATGTTCAGCAAAGAAGTGTGGAGAAAGTGTGCAGGTTCCTGGAGAAAGGGCTCGATCCCAACTTCCATGATGTAGAAACTGGAG AGTCACCCCTTACCCTTGCAGCACAGTTGGACTCGAGCGCTGAGCTGATTAAAGTTCTAAGGAGCGGAGGAGCTCATTTGGACTTCAGAACCAGAGATGGCATAACCGCAATTCACAAAGCTGTGCAGACCCACAACCACATAGCTCTAACT ACCCTGTTGGATCTGGGAGCGTCTCCGGATTATAAAGACAGCCGTGGGCTCACTCCTCTGTACCACAGTGCTATGGTGGGGGGTGACCCGTACTGCTGTGAACTGCTGCTGTATGATCACGCTCAGCTCGGCTACAGCGACGAGAATGGCTGGCAGGAGATCCACCAg GCTTGTCGTCACGGAAATGTGCAGCACCTCGAGCACTTGTTGTTCTATGGAGCTGAGATGAGCGCGCAGAATGCCTCAGGAAACACAGCGTTGCACCTCTGTGCTCTCTACAACCag GATGGCTGTGCCCGAGTGTTGCTATTTCGCGGAGCAAATAAAGACATCAAGAACTACAACAATCAGACAGCATTCCAG GTGGCCATCATCGCAGGGAACTTTGACCTGGCTGAGATCATCAAAATCCATAAAACCTCAGACGTAG actgtcTCTCTGTTGCAGTGCCTTTCAGGGAGAGCCCCTCATACTCGTCTCGGCGCCGTGGGGTGTGTGTGTCCCCGCGCCGCTCCCTGATGCGTTCGGCCAGCGATAACGCACTGGACGAGAGTCTGCCCGCACCCTCACCAGCCCCTTCACTACACAGCCTGCCTCCTCTAGAGCCTGATAACATCAATCCGAGCCCACACAGCCCACAGGGGGGACACACACGCAGCCTCAGGAGACAAGCACGTGGACATCTCAG cCCTGGCAGTCCTGTGCAGAGGGATCCCAGTCCCCCTGCTGTATCGCGAGGGCCAAAGCGGAGGCTCTACAGCGCGGTACCTGGCCGTACCTTCATCGCTGTCAGCTCACACACTCCGCAGGGTGAGGGTGAGATCACACTCAACCGCGGGGAGAGGGTCAAAG TGCTCAGTATAGGTGAAGGAGGATTTTGGGAAGGCTCGGTAAAAGGACGAACCGGTTGGTTTCCTGCTCACTGCGTAGAGGAGGTTCAGCTGAGACAGTACGACCCCCGACTAG AAACGAGAGAAGATCGCACCAAGAGGCTTTTTAGACATTACACAGTTGGCTCCTATGATAATTATTCCTCCTACAG TGATTATGTAATTGAAGAAAAAACTGCCACGCTAcaaaagagagacagtgagggaTTTGGCTTTGTTCTTCGAGGGGCTAAAG CTGAAACTCCAATTGAAGAATTTACTCCAACTCCTGCGTTTCCTGCGCTGCAATATCTGGAGTCAGTAGATCTGGATGGGGTTGCATGGAGGGCGGGGCTACGAACTGGTGATTTCTTAATTGAG GTGAACGGGGTCAGTGTAGTAAAAGTGGGCCATCGGCAAGTGGTCTCTCTGATTCGGCAAGGTGGGAGTCGTCTTCTTATGAAAGTGGTGTCAGTGACCCGAAAACCCGACACCGGAGACGTAGTTCGCAAAAAGG CTCCTCCACCACCCAAGAGAGACCCCAGCACGAGCCTAACCCTGCGCTCTAAAAGCATGACCGCAGAGCTGGAAGAGAtgg CATCAAGGAGAAGAAGGGGag AGAAGTTGGATGAGATGCTGAGTTCTCCAAAAGAGACAGTCGTGGTGATGAGGCAACGGCCTTCAGACGCAGACTCCAGAGCAGCCACTGTGAAACAGAGACCGACAAGCCGACGTATCACACAGGCCGAGATTAgt TCTTTGTTGGAAAGGCAAGGGATGCAAATATCTCCTGGTGTGTCACTTGGTGTGGATAAAAGTCACATGCAACTGCACGGGATGACCAGAACCAAATCATTTG GTGCACCAGAAGATGAAAGAATATCTGCTTTAATTGGGGAGCACCGCTTTCCAAGAAGCTCCTCAATGACTGACAGCTTTCGACAAGACAGTATTCCACCTCCACCACAAACtgcacctcctccacctcctacaCCATACTTCCTGGAATCAGGTCCTCCCCCATCTTTCTTGCCTCCTCCACCCCCAACACGTGCAGCCAATCAGACTCGTTCAAGCTTCCGGCCAGGTGCAGAGCCCAAGCTCCATGGTCCTGTCACAACAGACCGCCAGAGGAAGGCACGTTCTATGATTATTCTTCAGGACACCGCCCACCTTCCAGTAGAGCCCGCCCCCATTCCCAGGCCAGCAACACCTACCTCTGGGGCAGCTCCTCCTGAGCGTGGTCGTAGGCGTGGCCAGGCTGTGGAGAACCCATATGCCAATGTGGGTCGACTAAGTGCAGTCTATACCCCTACCAAGCCCCAGCGCAGAAAGAGTCCACTGGTCAAACAAGGTCAGGTTGAGGAGGGCACAGCCGCCCAGGCTGGAACTGGTAGGGATCCTTCTCCCCTAGGAGGAGCTCGAATCCCTCACAGCAGCCGAGCAGAGCAGTTCCAGCAGCAGGTGCTCTCTGAGAGGGCTAGGATTACACCTCCAGGAGCTCGTCGCAGGACCAGTGTGTTCCTTTCTGTTGAGGGGAGCACCACCGAGCCTCAAACCACCCCCTTACTATCCCAGTCACATTCAGTGGATGAGCTGGCTGAGCTGCCCCCTCCAGCACCTATGCTTTCTCCTGGTCTGCCACCAGGAGGTTCCACATTTATACATCCTCTCACGGGGCGTCCATTGGACCCCTCCTCTCCATTAGCACTTGCTTTGGCTGCAAGAGAGCGAGCACTTAGTGGACGTACTACACCAACTCCCACTCCCACTCCCTCACCATCACCCACTCAGGGCAGAGTTGTGGAGAGACCAGAGACAGAGGGAGGAGTCACGCCACCTGCTGCTCTTGAGGCTTCACCTTCTGATTCCTGGAGGGAAGAGCCTGTAAGCATCACGACAGAAACTGCTAGTCCAGTGACAAATGGCAGCCCTGTATCTGGGCGAAGTTTGGAGGAGTCCATCGTGACACCAACCGTGCAGATTGTCCAATCAGCATTGATTGACACAGATCACAGTCAACCAGTAGTTCCACCTTCTATGCCTTCACCTGCCCCGACGCTTTCAAACCTGGCAGGGCGGAGCATGACGATGAGTTCAGAGGAGGAAGCAGAGCCCTACACAGTCACCTTGCCTCCTGCACTTCTCTCATCTAGTGATGAAGAAACAAGGGAGGAGCTCCGCAAGATTGGCATAGTCCCACCCCCTCAACCTTTTGCCAATGGCCTTTTAATAAAGGAAACACCCAAAGTCACTATCAGCATTTCTCCAGGTGCATCTCCAAGGCCTTCTATAGCAAAGATCTCCTCTGGCAAAGCAAGTGATTCCACTGCAGACTCCGGTGTTGAGGACCCCCACATGGAGACTACAAGTACTGTTTCCACAGTCTCTAGCATGTCCACTTTGTCGTCAGAGAGCACAGACTCTGCCCACGCCAGCAAGCCACGTTGTGGGGTGGGCCGCGGCCGCCCCGCCCATCTCAGGGACCCACTGCTCAAACAGTCGTCAGACAGTGAGCTGCTTCCACACCCACCCAGCACAGGCCCGGTTCGCCCACGCTACCTGTTCCAAAGACGATCTAAACTCTGGGGGGAAGAGCCTAGGGCTCAAGTGGGCATAGGTGATGATAGTAGGCCTGCTGCAATGGGAGCAGAGTTACTAAGTAAAGATTCACATTCTCTAGGCGAGGAGCCACCAATGGGAGCCCTAGACCCTGGCAGAAGGTCACCAGTGGGTGGCGCCAGGTAA